The Sorangiineae bacterium MSr11367 genome window below encodes:
- a CDS encoding methyltransferase domain-containing protein: MTSVISNESIPMNGAGRHHAHEQDLETKNYYDEFSQAYERYRLPNDPVGYHALVDDLEVRLVERYGKGQSILECGCGTGLLLSRFAGFASTVSGIDLSPGMLSRARDRGLTVEEGSVTKLPFEDASFDVTCAFKVLAHVPDIGRALSEMVRVTRPGGVVLAEFYNPISFRGLVKRFGPAGKISRQTKEDAVYTRFDPPWVISKIIPANARFERAYGIRIVTPAAVALKIPGVGSLLRRAEEKLADTSLAYFGGFYVAVLRRNSIT, encoded by the coding sequence GTGACCAGCGTGATTTCCAACGAAAGCATCCCGATGAACGGCGCCGGCCGGCACCATGCGCACGAGCAGGACCTCGAGACCAAGAATTACTACGACGAATTTTCGCAGGCCTACGAGCGCTACCGTCTCCCGAACGACCCCGTCGGTTACCACGCCCTGGTCGACGATCTCGAGGTGCGCCTCGTCGAGCGCTACGGCAAAGGTCAGAGCATCCTCGAGTGCGGTTGCGGCACTGGCCTGCTGCTCTCGCGCTTCGCCGGCTTTGCCAGCACCGTCAGCGGCATCGACCTGTCGCCCGGCATGCTTTCGCGCGCCCGCGATCGCGGCCTCACCGTGGAAGAAGGCTCCGTCACCAAGCTTCCCTTCGAGGACGCGAGCTTCGACGTCACGTGTGCGTTCAAGGTGCTCGCCCACGTGCCCGACATCGGCCGGGCGCTCTCGGAGATGGTTCGCGTCACGCGCCCCGGTGGAGTGGTCCTCGCCGAGTTTTACAATCCGATCAGCTTTCGCGGATTGGTCAAACGGTTCGGCCCCGCCGGGAAGATCTCGCGCCAGACCAAAGAAGATGCGGTCTACACGCGCTTCGATCCGCCGTGGGTCATCTCCAAGATTATTCCCGCCAATGCGCGATTCGAACGCGCCTATGGCATCCGCATCGTGACGCCGGCGGCCGTTGCCCTGAAGATTCCGGGCGTTGGTTCGCTTCTGCGTCGCGCCGAGGAAAAGCTGGCCGACACATCCCTGGCTTACTTCGGTGGGTTCTACGTCGCGGTCTTGCGCCGAAACTCGATCACTTGA
- a CDS encoding ABC transporter ATP-binding protein: MARIELRGISHTYAGGAPALKPLEMVWEDGGAYALLGPSGCGKTTLLNIISGLLRPTVGSILIDGKDVTHAPPEERNIAQVFQFPVVYDTMTVFDNLAFPLRNRRVPEKEIRQRVEQIGDLLEMSHQLGRRARGLSADELQKISLGRGLVRKDVAAILFDEPLTVIDPHAKWLLRRKLKQIHQATPVTLVYVTHDQVEALTLADRVVVMNVGSVVQQGTPEDLFERPAHTFVGHFIGSPGMNFLPCSVEEDAAVVGAHRVPLDAKVCAKARSAKGPILLGVRPEFLRRAEPEALGAIRTTVGHVEELGTHVIASASYSGGGGEQELKVKLPEGSKVTAGETLWLELPASRTTLYADGEAVVGENHG, encoded by the coding sequence ATGGCACGCATCGAACTTCGCGGTATTTCGCATACCTATGCCGGGGGAGCGCCCGCGCTCAAGCCGCTCGAAATGGTGTGGGAAGACGGTGGCGCCTACGCGCTGCTCGGCCCTTCCGGGTGCGGCAAGACCACGCTGCTGAACATCATTTCGGGCCTTCTTCGGCCGACGGTCGGCTCGATTTTGATCGACGGCAAGGACGTGACGCACGCGCCGCCGGAGGAGCGGAACATCGCGCAGGTGTTTCAGTTCCCCGTGGTGTACGACACGATGACCGTGTTCGATAACCTGGCGTTTCCACTCCGGAATCGGCGGGTGCCCGAGAAGGAGATTCGCCAACGGGTCGAGCAGATTGGCGATTTGCTGGAGATGTCCCACCAGCTGGGTCGGCGCGCGCGCGGTCTGTCGGCCGACGAGCTGCAGAAGATTTCGCTCGGGCGGGGGCTGGTGCGCAAGGACGTGGCGGCGATTCTGTTCGACGAGCCGCTCACGGTCATCGACCCGCACGCGAAGTGGCTTTTGCGGCGCAAGCTGAAACAGATTCATCAGGCGACACCGGTGACGCTGGTGTACGTCACGCACGACCAGGTGGAGGCGCTCACGCTGGCCGATCGCGTGGTGGTGATGAACGTGGGCAGCGTGGTGCAGCAAGGCACGCCGGAGGATCTGTTCGAACGGCCGGCGCACACCTTCGTGGGGCACTTCATTGGAAGCCCCGGAATGAATTTCCTGCCGTGTTCCGTCGAGGAGGATGCGGCGGTGGTGGGCGCGCATCGCGTACCGCTCGATGCGAAGGTGTGCGCGAAGGCGCGCTCGGCGAAAGGCCCCATCCTGCTGGGCGTGCGTCCGGAGTTTCTGCGCCGTGCGGAGCCGGAGGCGCTCGGCGCCATTCGAACCACGGTGGGGCACGTGGAGGAGCTGGGCACGCACGTGATTGCGTCCGCCTCCTATTCGGGAGGGGGGGGCGAACAGGAGCTAAAGGTGAAGTTACCCGAGGGATCGAAGGTCACGGCCGGCGAGACGCTGTGGCTCGAATTGCCTGCGTCGCGCACGACGCTCTATGCCGATGGCGAAGCCGTCGTGGGCGAAAACCATGGATAA
- a CDS encoding GMC family oxidoreductase: MRTIVVGAGSAGAVIAARLTEDARHEVVLVEAGPDYPFAEGAELPADLRDGRKNSMVRHDWGYIYRATSSRFWSALPMAYPRGRVVGGSSAVNTCIALRGQPYDYDEWASMGLPEWSWEHCLPAFKRLERDMDFDNAWHGQEGPIPIRRHTPSELVPWQATFLEACAELGFPTCADTNDPTTTGAGPHAMNKVNGERMSAARTYLTARVRARPNLRIVPDTLVRRVRVTNRRAQGVEVERFGRVFTLDADRVVLSGGAVATPGILLRSGIGPRDELARLGVELVAHVPAVGARLLDHPGSAIFFWPHKAGFSSIEHPIVQTTNRYGATGSPCPNDMQIQPGSFVPLGPSLPGVTLAVCLGKPRGVGRIHFPSARPDAAPVLDTRLLDDEQDAARMREALRIIGRLARTKAITAVARVVYPRNPFDKDGELRAPLRQITGSGYHPSGTVPMGADSDPHAATDGRGRVRSIEGLIVADASLMPTIPSSNTNLPSLMIGERFGEWLREP; this comes from the coding sequence ATGCGAACGATCGTCGTGGGTGCGGGTTCCGCAGGGGCGGTGATCGCGGCGCGCCTCACAGAGGATGCGCGGCACGAGGTGGTGCTCGTCGAGGCGGGCCCGGATTACCCTTTCGCAGAAGGTGCGGAGCTGCCGGCGGATCTTCGCGACGGGCGGAAAAATTCGATGGTCCGCCACGACTGGGGCTACATCTACCGCGCGACGTCGAGCCGATTTTGGAGCGCGCTGCCGATGGCGTACCCGCGCGGGCGTGTGGTGGGCGGTTCGTCCGCGGTGAACACGTGCATCGCGCTGCGCGGGCAGCCGTACGACTACGACGAGTGGGCATCGATGGGCCTGCCAGAGTGGTCGTGGGAGCACTGTTTGCCGGCGTTCAAGCGTCTCGAGCGCGATATGGACTTCGACAACGCGTGGCATGGGCAGGAGGGGCCGATCCCGATCCGGCGGCACACGCCGAGCGAGCTCGTGCCGTGGCAGGCGACCTTTCTCGAGGCGTGTGCCGAGCTCGGGTTTCCGACGTGCGCCGACACGAACGATCCGACGACGACGGGCGCGGGACCCCACGCGATGAACAAAGTGAACGGGGAGCGCATGAGCGCCGCGCGTACGTATCTGACGGCGCGGGTGCGAGCTCGCCCGAATCTGCGCATCGTGCCCGACACGTTGGTGCGGCGCGTTCGCGTGACCAACCGGCGCGCGCAGGGCGTGGAGGTGGAGCGCTTCGGGCGCGTGTTCACCCTCGACGCGGATCGCGTGGTGCTTTCGGGGGGCGCGGTGGCGACGCCGGGGATCTTGCTGCGCTCAGGCATCGGGCCGCGGGACGAGCTGGCGCGTCTCGGCGTGGAGCTGGTGGCGCACGTGCCCGCGGTGGGTGCGCGGCTTCTGGACCATCCGGGGTCGGCGATTTTCTTTTGGCCGCACAAGGCGGGTTTCTCGAGCATCGAGCATCCGATCGTGCAAACGACGAATCGCTATGGCGCGACGGGCAGCCCGTGCCCAAACGACATGCAGATTCAGCCCGGGTCGTTCGTACCGCTCGGGCCTTCGCTCCCGGGGGTGACCCTCGCGGTGTGCCTCGGCAAGCCGCGTGGGGTAGGGCGCATCCATTTTCCATCGGCGCGCCCGGACGCGGCGCCGGTGCTGGACACGCGCCTCTTGGACGACGAGCAAGACGCCGCACGCATGCGCGAGGCGCTCCGCATCATCGGGCGCCTTGCGCGCACGAAGGCCATCACGGCCGTCGCCCGCGTCGTCTATCCGCGCAACCCCTTCGACAAAGACGGCGAACTTCGCGCCCCGCTGCGCCAGATCACCGGCTCGGGCTACCACCCCAGCGGCACGGTCCCCATGGGCGCGGACTCCGATCCGCATGCGGCGACGGACGGGCGCGGCCGGGTGCGCAGCATCGAGGGGCTCATCGTGGCCGACGCGAGCCTGATGCCCACGATTCCCAGCTCGAACACGAACCTACCGTCGCTCATGATCGGCGAACGCTTCGGCGAATGGCTGCGTGAACCCTAG
- a CDS encoding oxidoreductase — translation MNDQKKEAALGVGVIGFGMASRIFHLPAIAAVPELRLAAILQRQGDEARAAYPQATILRSVDELLANPDIQLVVIATPNDSHFSLAEKSILANKSTVVDKPFTIHLHEAERLAALSRERNTLLTVFQNRRYDGDFLTVRDLLSKGTLGRLVRYEAYYDRFRPEVRKRWREQAGEGTGILYDLGPHIIDQALELFGLPESVDARVFREREGAQTDDAFEIVLRYPNLRVQLGANMLAAAQRPRFYLRGSEGTFVKYGVDPQEAELLAGNHYASAHWGEEKEDAWGTVFSIPTGDKAIHQKIATQRGDYRAYYRDVANAIRAKKDAPVTPEHGVRTMRVIELALASNRENREIQWR, via the coding sequence ATGAACGACCAGAAAAAGGAAGCAGCCCTCGGTGTCGGCGTCATCGGTTTCGGAATGGCCAGCCGCATCTTTCATCTGCCCGCCATTGCAGCGGTGCCGGAGCTGCGCCTTGCCGCCATCCTGCAGCGTCAAGGTGACGAGGCACGCGCAGCCTATCCGCAAGCCACGATCTTACGCTCGGTGGATGAGTTGCTCGCCAATCCCGACATCCAACTAGTCGTCATCGCGACCCCCAACGATTCGCACTTTTCCTTGGCAGAGAAATCCATTCTTGCGAACAAGAGCACGGTGGTCGACAAACCGTTCACGATTCACCTGCACGAAGCCGAGCGCCTCGCCGCACTGTCACGCGAACGAAACACACTTCTCACCGTCTTTCAAAATCGCCGCTACGACGGTGACTTCCTCACCGTGCGCGATCTCCTGTCCAAAGGAACGCTCGGTCGCCTGGTGCGCTACGAAGCATACTACGATCGATTCCGCCCCGAAGTGCGCAAACGCTGGCGCGAACAGGCGGGCGAGGGCACCGGCATTCTCTACGACCTCGGGCCGCACATCATCGATCAGGCGCTCGAGCTCTTCGGGCTACCCGAATCGGTCGATGCGCGCGTCTTCCGCGAACGCGAAGGTGCCCAAACCGACGACGCATTCGAAATCGTCCTGCGCTATCCCAACCTGCGCGTTCAGCTCGGGGCCAACATGCTCGCCGCAGCGCAGCGTCCGCGCTTTTACCTTCGCGGCTCGGAGGGCACCTTCGTCAAATACGGTGTCGACCCCCAAGAGGCCGAGCTGCTCGCCGGCAATCATTATGCATCCGCCCATTGGGGGGAGGAAAAAGAAGATGCGTGGGGAACTGTATTCTCGATACCGACTGGGGACAAGGCGATCCACCAGAAGATCGCGACGCAACGCGGCGATTACCGCGCCTACTACCGCGATGTCGCCAATGCAATTCGCGCCAAAAAAGACGCTCCGGTGACGCCCGAACATGGAGTTCGCACAATGCGAGTTATCGAACTTGCGCTCGCGAGCAATCGCGAGAATCGCGAAATACAATGGCGATAA
- a CDS encoding ABC transporter ATP-binding protein yields MKQGIELDHVTRIVDGETYLSNISMTLEPGGFYVLLGRTRAGKTSLLRLLAGLDRSTTGTVKQDGVDVTRRGAGQRNVAMVYQQFVNYPSLTVYENIASPLRLRKTVSREEIDRKVRETATKLRLDALLQRLPAELSGGQQQRTAMARALAKDADLLLLDEPLANLDYKLREEMRVEIRRLFQGRHDAVVVYATADPVEALLLGGNIVVIDEGQVIQRGATLDVYHAPATERVGEVFSDPQMNVLTVDVTDGAPKQIRFADDVQFPLPAHLKELPASTYRLGIRANHVRLTQGTESDIRVPAHVEIAETSGSETLVHATHGKTTLTAQVEGVIRVAPGTKVDFFLDAGRLFAFEKNGRLAAAPAPRALAPKD; encoded by the coding sequence GTGAAGCAAGGGATCGAGCTCGATCACGTCACCCGTATCGTCGACGGAGAAACCTACCTCTCGAACATCAGTATGACCCTGGAGCCGGGCGGCTTTTACGTCCTGCTCGGGCGCACTCGTGCGGGGAAAACCTCGCTTCTGCGCCTACTTGCGGGTTTGGATCGGTCGACGACGGGTACAGTGAAACAAGATGGAGTGGACGTAACGCGGCGCGGGGCAGGTCAGCGCAACGTCGCGATGGTCTACCAGCAATTCGTCAATTACCCATCGCTGACCGTTTACGAGAACATCGCCTCGCCACTCCGCCTGAGAAAGACCGTTTCTCGGGAGGAGATCGATCGCAAGGTGCGAGAGACGGCCACGAAGCTCCGGCTCGATGCCCTGCTTCAACGCCTACCTGCCGAGCTCAGTGGCGGTCAGCAACAGCGCACGGCCATGGCGCGCGCGCTCGCCAAGGATGCCGATCTTCTGCTCCTCGACGAGCCGCTCGCGAACCTCGATTACAAGCTGCGTGAAGAGATGCGCGTCGAGATCCGGCGCCTCTTTCAAGGCCGGCACGATGCCGTCGTCGTGTATGCGACGGCCGATCCCGTGGAAGCACTTTTGCTCGGCGGCAACATCGTCGTGATCGACGAAGGCCAAGTCATCCAGCGCGGTGCGACGCTCGACGTGTACCACGCGCCGGCGACGGAGCGGGTGGGGGAGGTCTTCAGCGATCCGCAGATGAACGTGCTCACGGTGGACGTGACGGATGGCGCGCCGAAGCAAATTCGTTTTGCCGACGACGTGCAGTTTCCGCTGCCTGCGCATTTGAAGGAGCTGCCCGCGAGCACCTATCGCCTGGGCATTCGCGCCAACCACGTGCGCCTCACCCAAGGGACGGAGAGCGACATCCGCGTACCGGCGCACGTCGAGATCGCGGAGACGAGCGGCTCGGAGACGCTCGTTCACGCCACCCACGGCAAGACGACGCTCACCGCCCAGGTAGAAGGCGTGATTCGCGTCGCGCCCGGCACGAAGGTCGATTTCTTCCTCGACGCCGGGCGACTCTTCGCATTCGAGAAAAATGGACGCTTGGCCGCCGCCCCGGCACCTCGCGCGTTGGCCCCGAAGGACTGA
- a CDS encoding carbohydrate ABC transporter permease, which translates to MKGSRFLAPLYLFASFVPIYWLVCMSFKTNEEILGKFTFFPQSPTLDNYSIIFTDSSWSQSYLNSITYVTINTVLSVLVALPAAYAFSRYRFLGDKHLFFWLLTNRMSPPAVFLLPFFQLYSSIGLFDTPWAVALSHTLFTVPLAVWILEGFMSGIPREIDETAYLDGYSFARFFVRIFLPLVRAGVGVTAFFCFMFSWVELLLARTLTSVDAKPIAATMTRTVSAAGMDWGVLAAAGVLTLIPGAIVIGFVRNYIAKGFALGRV; encoded by the coding sequence ATGAAGGGCTCCCGTTTTCTCGCGCCGCTCTACCTCTTCGCGAGCTTCGTGCCGATTTACTGGCTCGTCTGCATGTCGTTCAAAACGAACGAAGAGATCCTGGGCAAGTTCACGTTTTTCCCGCAGTCGCCCACCTTGGACAACTACTCGATCATCTTCACCGATTCGAGTTGGAGCCAGAGCTACCTCAATTCGATCACCTACGTGACCATCAACACCGTGCTCTCCGTGTTGGTGGCGCTTCCTGCGGCGTATGCGTTTTCGCGTTACCGCTTCCTCGGCGACAAGCACCTGTTCTTCTGGCTTTTGACGAACCGCATGTCGCCGCCCGCGGTCTTCCTCCTCCCGTTCTTCCAGCTCTATTCGAGCATTGGCCTGTTCGACACGCCGTGGGCCGTCGCCCTTTCGCACACGCTCTTCACCGTTCCACTGGCCGTGTGGATCCTCGAGGGCTTCATGTCGGGCATCCCGCGTGAGATCGACGAAACGGCGTACCTCGACGGCTATAGTTTCGCGCGCTTCTTCGTGCGCATCTTCCTGCCGCTGGTGCGCGCGGGCGTCGGCGTCACCGCGTTTTTCTGCTTCATGTTCAGCTGGGTCGAGCTGCTCCTCGCGCGAACCCTCACCTCGGTGGACGCGAAACCCATCGCCGCCACGATGACCCGCACCGTGAGCGCGGCCGGCATGGATTGGGGCGTTCTCGCCGCCGCCGGTGTGCTCACCTTGATCCCAGGGGCCATCGTGATTGGCTTCGTCCGTAACTACATCGCAAAGGGCTTTGCCCTCGGGCGGGTGTGA
- a CDS encoding sugar ABC transporter permease codes for MDKPVNHRAWFLVTPVVAIVAFSAVIPLMTVVNYSVQDILGPEQRIFVGTDWFQKVMHDPELHGALLRQIVFSLAILSAELPLGVGLALVLPREGWRSSLSLVLVSLPLLIPWNVVGTIWQVFGRGDIGLGGVALHALGIDYNYTSNAVHAWLTVLVMDVWHWTPLVALLAYAGLRAVPDAFYQAAKIDGASRWAIFRYIELPKLGGVLTIAVLLRFMDSFTIYTEPFVLTGGGPGNSTTFLSQYLATLAVGRFDLGPAAAFSLVYFLVILLFSYIFYTAMNSKGEAGK; via the coding sequence ATGGATAAACCGGTCAATCATCGCGCCTGGTTCCTCGTCACGCCCGTCGTGGCGATCGTGGCCTTCAGCGCGGTCATCCCGCTGATGACCGTGGTGAACTACTCCGTGCAGGACATCCTCGGTCCCGAGCAGCGCATCTTCGTGGGCACCGACTGGTTCCAAAAGGTGATGCACGATCCGGAGCTGCACGGCGCGCTCTTGCGGCAGATCGTCTTCTCCTTGGCGATCCTGTCCGCCGAGCTGCCGCTTGGCGTGGGGCTCGCGCTGGTGCTTCCGCGCGAAGGGTGGCGCTCGTCGCTGAGCCTCGTCTTGGTGTCCTTGCCGCTCCTCATTCCGTGGAACGTCGTCGGCACCATCTGGCAGGTCTTCGGGCGCGGCGACATCGGTCTCGGCGGCGTGGCCCTCCATGCGCTGGGCATCGACTACAATTACACGTCGAACGCCGTGCACGCGTGGCTCACCGTGCTGGTGATGGATGTCTGGCACTGGACACCGTTGGTCGCGCTCCTGGCGTACGCCGGCTTGCGTGCCGTTCCGGATGCATTTTACCAGGCCGCCAAGATCGACGGCGCCTCCCGCTGGGCCATCTTCCGCTACATCGAGCTCCCCAAGCTGGGCGGTGTCTTGACCATCGCCGTGCTCCTGCGGTTCATGGATAGCTTCACCATCTATACGGAGCCGTTCGTGCTCACGGGCGGGGGCCCGGGCAACTCGACGACATTCTTGAGCCAATACCTGGCCACCCTGGCCGTGGGGCGCTTCGACCTCGGGCCGGCCGCCGCGTTCTCCTTGGTGTACTTTCTCGTGATTCTGCTCTTCAGTTACATCTTCTATACGGCGATGAATTCCAAGGGCGAGGCCGGCAAATGA
- a CDS encoding ABC transporter substrate-binding protein, with amino-acid sequence MNFLTRYAVYFGLGTVAVTAAGCSKKEAPVAATQTDLSALDKAAEKWVDSEFQPSTLSREKQLEEMKWFRDAAKPFREKGMTVNVVSETIDTHVYESKTLAKAFEEITGIKVKHDIIQEGDVIEKLQTEMQSGRAIYDMYVNDSDLIGTHMRYGVAVPLSDFMTGEGKDVTLPTLDLDDFIGKSFGTGPDGKLYQLPDQQFANLYWFRYDWFSKPELKAKFKAKYGYELGVPVNWSAYEDIADFFTNDVKTIDNVKVYGHMDYGKKDPSLGWRFTDAWLSMAGVGDKGLPNGKPVDEWGIRVEGCNPAGSSVARGGEANGPAAVYALTKYIDWLKKYAPPEAGGMTFSEAGPVPGQGNVAQQIFWYTAFTSPLTKPGLAVVNEDGTPKWRMAPSPHGPYWEEGTKLGYQDAGSWTMLKNAPLERRKAAWLYAQFTVAKTTSLKKFLTGLTPIRDSDLKSEAVTKIAPKLGGLVEFYRSPARVAWTPTGTNVPDYPKLAQLWWPNVSSAVTGEKTPQAAMDTLAEQMDDVMARLEKAGMKNCPPKLNEKKDPKYWFDQPGAPKGKLANEKPKGETVPYEQLLQAWKEGRVK; translated from the coding sequence ATGAATTTCCTAACGCGATATGCGGTCTATTTCGGGCTTGGAACGGTGGCCGTCACCGCAGCCGGGTGTAGTAAGAAAGAGGCCCCCGTTGCGGCCACGCAGACCGATCTCTCGGCGCTGGACAAGGCGGCGGAGAAGTGGGTCGACTCGGAGTTCCAGCCGAGCACCCTCTCGCGCGAAAAGCAGCTCGAGGAAATGAAGTGGTTCCGCGATGCGGCCAAACCGTTCCGCGAGAAGGGCATGACCGTCAACGTGGTGTCCGAGACCATCGACACGCACGTCTACGAGTCGAAGACCTTGGCCAAGGCCTTCGAGGAGATCACCGGCATCAAGGTGAAGCACGACATCATCCAAGAGGGTGACGTCATCGAGAAGCTGCAGACCGAGATGCAGTCGGGTCGCGCGATTTACGACATGTACGTCAACGACAGCGATCTCATTGGAACGCACATGCGCTACGGCGTGGCCGTTCCGCTGTCGGACTTCATGACCGGCGAGGGCAAAGACGTGACGTTGCCCACGCTCGACCTCGACGACTTCATCGGAAAGAGCTTCGGCACGGGCCCCGATGGCAAGCTTTACCAGCTGCCCGATCAGCAATTCGCGAACCTGTATTGGTTCCGTTACGACTGGTTCAGCAAGCCGGAGTTGAAGGCGAAGTTCAAGGCCAAGTACGGCTACGAGCTCGGCGTGCCGGTGAACTGGTCGGCCTACGAGGACATTGCCGACTTCTTCACCAACGACGTGAAGACCATCGACAACGTGAAGGTCTACGGCCACATGGACTACGGGAAGAAAGACCCGTCGCTCGGCTGGCGCTTCACGGACGCATGGCTCTCCATGGCCGGCGTCGGCGACAAGGGTCTTCCCAACGGCAAGCCCGTCGACGAGTGGGGCATCCGCGTCGAAGGCTGCAACCCGGCGGGATCGAGCGTCGCGCGTGGTGGAGAGGCCAACGGCCCCGCGGCGGTGTACGCGCTCACGAAGTACATCGACTGGCTCAAGAAGTATGCGCCGCCGGAAGCGGGCGGCATGACCTTCTCGGAGGCCGGTCCGGTTCCTGGGCAGGGCAACGTCGCGCAGCAGATCTTCTGGTACACGGCCTTCACCTCGCCGCTCACCAAGCCGGGGCTCGCGGTCGTGAACGAAGACGGTACGCCCAAGTGGCGCATGGCTCCTTCGCCGCACGGCCCGTACTGGGAAGAGGGCACGAAGCTCGGTTACCAGGACGCGGGCTCGTGGACGATGCTGAAGAACGCCCCGCTCGAGCGCCGCAAGGCCGCGTGGCTCTACGCCCAGTTCACCGTGGCGAAGACCACCTCGCTGAAGAAGTTCCTCACCGGCCTCACGCCGATCCGTGACTCTGACTTGAAGTCCGAGGCGGTCACCAAGATCGCGCCGAAGCTCGGCGGCCTCGTCGAGTTTTACCGGAGCCCCGCCCGCGTGGCGTGGACGCCCACCGGCACCAACGTGCCGGATTATCCGAAGCTCGCGCAACTCTGGTGGCCGAACGTGAGCAGCGCGGTCACCGGCGAGAAGACGCCGCAAGCCGCGATGGACACCCTCGCCGAGCAGATGGACGACGTGATGGCGCGGCTCGAGAAGGCGGGCATGAAGAACTGCCCGCCCAAGTTGAACGAGAAGAAGGATCCGAAATACTGGTTCGATCAGCCGGGCGCGCCCAAAGGCAAGCTCGCGAACGAGAAGCCGAAGGGCGAGACCGTTCCGTACGAGCAGCTGCTGCAGGCGTGGAAGGAAGGCCGGGTCAAGTAA
- a CDS encoding DUF2160 domain-containing protein, producing the protein MVWTAPTAIFFIVIALLIVAFTVWGIVSPPVERRGFLPMPTTRGDRLFVGLLGSAFIHLIWIALTVASPWIATGISLLYMLAIGRWG; encoded by the coding sequence ATGGTATGGACGGCGCCGACCGCGATCTTTTTCATCGTGATCGCCTTGCTCATCGTAGCCTTTACGGTATGGGGAATCGTCTCCCCGCCGGTGGAAAGGCGAGGTTTCCTCCCCATGCCGACGACCCGCGGGGATCGTCTCTTCGTCGGCTTACTTGGTAGTGCGTTCATCCACTTGATCTGGATTGCTCTTACAGTCGCATCACCGTGGATTGCGACGGGTATCTCACTTCTGTACATGCTCGCCATCGGAAGATGGGGCTAA
- a CDS encoding DUF952 domain-containing protein, whose amino-acid sequence MRWLFHIATSATWTAFQADGSDAYTAPSLATEGFIHCSYRDAVPESARLYFPKDASLVILRIDPRALTAPVVVANTPRGPMPHVHGAIPRAAVRAVSSLADFAREPDKVT is encoded by the coding sequence ATGCGTTGGCTCTTTCACATTGCTACGAGCGCAACCTGGACAGCTTTCCAGGCCGACGGAAGCGATGCCTACACCGCGCCGTCGCTCGCGACGGAGGGCTTCATCCACTGCTCCTACCGGGACGCGGTGCCCGAGAGCGCGCGGCTCTACTTCCCCAAGGACGCGTCGCTCGTGATCCTGCGCATCGACCCGCGCGCGTTGACCGCCCCCGTCGTCGTCGCCAACACACCGCGTGGACCGATGCCGCACGTCCACGGCGCGATCCCTCGCGCCGCGGTGCGTGCGGTCTCTTCGCTCGCGGACTTCGCCCGCGAGCCCGACAAAGTCACTTGA
- a CDS encoding lysozyme — MNVNFRLSRMVRRNAWMAGAVLLLGVGCAAPTDGQDPETNTQNDDLKAGSADHTAGSQIRLHEGTDAPEMMAEAETDAVAATVLGCDVSGHQGNVNWAAAWNAGARFCYVKATEGTSYRNPNFAQQYNGSYNQGMIRGAYHFALPNNSSGTAQADFFVDHGGGWSGDGKTLPPALDMEYNPYGATCYGLSASSMVQWVRDFSNRVHARTRKYPMIYTSTSWWSQCTGNNGGFGGTNPLWIPRYGSSVGTLPAGWGYHTIWQYADSGSMPGDQNRFNGAYDRLQALATNPD; from the coding sequence ATGAACGTGAATTTCCGATTGAGCCGAATGGTTCGTCGCAATGCATGGATGGCGGGGGCCGTCCTGCTTCTGGGAGTCGGCTGCGCCGCCCCCACCGACGGCCAGGACCCCGAGACGAATACCCAAAATGACGATCTCAAGGCCGGTTCGGCGGACCACACCGCCGGCTCGCAGATCCGACTGCACGAGGGCACGGACGCCCCCGAAATGATGGCGGAGGCGGAGACCGACGCGGTGGCCGCCACCGTGTTGGGCTGCGACGTGAGCGGTCACCAGGGAAATGTGAATTGGGCGGCCGCTTGGAACGCGGGCGCGAGGTTCTGTTACGTCAAGGCGACGGAAGGCACCTCGTACCGCAATCCGAACTTCGCGCAGCAGTACAATGGCTCGTACAACCAGGGGATGATCCGCGGCGCCTACCACTTCGCGCTGCCGAACAACTCCAGCGGCACCGCGCAGGCCGACTTCTTCGTCGATCACGGCGGCGGTTGGTCGGGCGACGGCAAAACGCTGCCCCCGGCGCTCGACATGGAATACAACCCGTACGGGGCGACCTGCTACGGCTTGAGTGCGTCCTCCATGGTTCAGTGGGTGCGCGACTTCTCCAATCGGGTCCACGCGCGCACGCGCAAGTATCCGATGATTTACACCAGCACCAGCTGGTGGTCGCAATGCACCGGCAACAACGGTGGATTCGGCGGCACGAATCCCCTCTGGATCCCGCGCTACGGCTCCAGCGTGGGTACCTTGCCCGCGGGCTGGGGTTACCACACCATCTGGCAATACGCCGACTCGGGGTCGATGCCCGGTGATCAGAATCGCTTCAACGGTGCCTACGACCGCCTGCAGGCGCTGGCCACCAATCCCGACTGA